The following proteins are co-located in the Campylobacter concisus genome:
- a CDS encoding IS1595-like element ISCamsp1 family transposase — protein sequence MILPMKNKYIVRSRISQKKFREILKYFAEDIEATKIANLTGISRISINKILKNIRILMASECEKISKFSGEIEIDESYFGAKRVRGKRGRGAANKTPVFGMLKRDGKVYTQIVKNCSASELIPILSQYSELDSSTIYSDCWKAYDGLVDYAALAHYRVKHSKNEFANGKNHINGIENFWGYAKHRLAKFKGIKKENFLLHLKECEFRYNTKTTQENLYQKLLKLIRENPPNLS from the coding sequence ATGATCCTGCCGATGAAAAATAAGTATATAGTCCGTTCCCGAATTTCGCAGAAGAAATTTAGAGAAATTCTCAAGTATTTTGCAGAGGATATAGAGGCTACTAAAATAGCAAATTTAACCGGGATTTCTAGAATTTCCATCAACAAAATTCTAAAAAACATCAGAATTTTAATGGCTAGTGAGTGTGAAAAAATAAGTAAGTTTTCAGGTGAGATAGAGATTGACGAAAGCTACTTCGGAGCTAAAAGAGTAAGAGGTAAGAGAGGTAGAGGAGCAGCAAATAAAACTCCGGTGTTCGGTATGCTTAAAAGAGATGGCAAAGTCTATACCCAAATAGTTAAGAACTGCTCTGCTAGTGAACTAATACCAATACTATCGCAATATAGCGAGCTTGATAGCTCTACTATATACTCTGATTGTTGGAAAGCTTATGATGGATTAGTAGATTATGCAGCTTTAGCTCATTATAGAGTAAAGCATTCTAAGAATGAATTTGCTAATGGTAAAAACCATATAAATGGCATAGAAAATTTCTGGGGATACGCTAAACATAGACTAGCTAAATTTAAAGGCATCAAGAAAGAGAATTTTTTACTTCATCTAAAGGAGTGTGAATTTAGATATAATACTAAAACTACACAGGAAAACTTATATCAGAAACTGTTGAAATTGATAAGAGAGAATCCGCCTAACTTATCTTGA